The following DNA comes from Chitinophaga nivalis.
CAGGCCAGTAACATGGCATTGATAGAACCTGCGCTGGTACCGGCGAGACTAAAAAAACGGATACCAGCTTTTTCAAGGGCGTAGGTATACCCTACCAGGGCAATCCCCCATACGCCCCCGCCTTCCTGCACCAGGTCCACGTATTGGTGGCCCTGTTCATCGTGTACGTCAGAGACATCCAGCGGATGATCTTTCAGATAGGCCTGCAGGTCTGTAATGACCTGATCTGCCCCTGATTTTGTAATAAACTCCTGAACAATTTTCTCCATCTTCAATAGGTATTTAAGGATTTATATGGATTAAAATCTCCTCCTCCCCGGTAAGAGGATCCGATCATCGATACAATTGGTTGCAGCTCCATTAGCAGGTGGTGGGGCTGGATAAGACATAACCACAGGAAGCACGCAGGTTTTATCATAGTATGCCATCATAACAGTTTATGACAACAGTAATTCCGGGGTCAGCAAATTACTTCCTATACTTCTAATGTAAAAAAAATAAACGGAACCGGAAAGCAGGTGGTCAAACATCCGTAGAAACACGTACGGCCTGCTGTCTGTACTATTCTCCTGGTAGTACAAACAACAGACCGCAAGTTCCCTTTATAAGGCAGGGCTATAGTTTAATAAATTCCACCCGGCGGTTATTGGCTTTTCCCACGGTCGTGGTATTATCGCCCAGGGGCTGTGTTTTGCCCTTACCATCGGTTTCCAGGCGATTCTCCGCAATACTGAAGGTTTTGCCAAGAGCGGCTTTTACGGCTGCTGCCCGGCGTTTAGACAGGTCCAGGTTCAACTGATCATTCCCATCTGCATCCGTATGCCCTACAATTCTCACGCGTACCGCAGGGTTTTCTGTCAATACTGCTGCAATATCTTTCAGGGCACCGTAAGATTCCGGTTTGATGTAATCGCTGTTCGGATCGAACAGAATGCCATGGGTAACAAATTTACCGGTGGTCAGCAATTTGTTGCGGGTATCTGCAGCCCCTACAGCCAGCCGGATATTGCTGATAAAGAAAGCGCCGTCATTGTTATCAAAGTTGGGGGCGTATGCACCAAATACCAGGGAATTGAAACGGGCGCCGGCCTCCAGTGCTCTGGGCAGGTCCAGGATTTTGGTACTGTCGAGGTACACGCGTACCCTTTGCTGCTGCCGCCAGATCGATACCCTTACCGTATTTTTCTCCGGTACATGAAACTCCGGCATTTTACCAATGGAGTTACTGCCAATGATACTGGAGTAATAACTGAAAGTACCGTAGCCGCTGGATTTGGGATTCAGCTGTATTTTAAACGCCGGAATGGAAGCACCACCTGCGGCGCCATTGTCAAATTTTTCATCGGTACTGGCAGCATTTAACAAGCTGATTGTCAGTTCTGATATCGAGGCAATATTGTTATGAGCCATTACATCCAGCTGGAGTGTAAAATTATCTGGCAGTGGTTTATTCACATATTCCGGATAAAAGATACCATCCTGTTTGAGTGCCAGCCACTTACCTGGCCGGTTGCTGACCGTTACCAGCTCCGCACCGGAACGGGTATTCCATTGCCCGGGGAAATCTCCGACGGCATCCTGTTCGAAACTCTCCTGCATGATAATCGTTTC
Coding sequences within:
- a CDS encoding OmpA family protein produces the protein MKKLIILLIAGITGTSVHAQFLDRIKNRVQQKVNEKVDRTIDQTIDKATEPKKKPVQTGDTPTDGPVGNQPDITNGNGTTNVGITAYSRFDFVPGETIIMQESFEQDAVGDFPGQWNTRSGAELVTVSNRPGKWLALKQDGIFYPEYVNKPLPDNFTLQLDVMAHNNIASISELTISLLNAASTDEKFDNGAAGGASIPAFKIQLNPKSSGYGTFSYYSSIIGSNSIGKMPEFHVPEKNTVRVSIWRQQQRVRVYLDSTKILDLPRALEAGARFNSLVFGAYAPNFDNNDGAFFISNIRLAVGAADTRNKLLTTGKFVTHGILFDPNSDYIKPESYGALKDIAAVLTENPAVRVRIVGHTDADGNDQLNLDLSKRRAAAVKAALGKTFSIAENRLETDGKGKTQPLGDNTTTVGKANNRRVEFIKL